TTTGCGGCCACGTCGCTCAACCACGACATGCGTCAGCCTATCTTCTTGCCCCTTCTCGGCAAGGAACTGGTAGAGGCTCTCCAGGCAAAACCCCAAGGCGAGATGGTAGGGGTTCTCCGACTCGACTTGCTGCGGAGTCAGTTTGTTCTTCTCGATGGCGCAACTCGCCAGGATGAAGTGGCTGGCATCGATGATGTCAGTCAGCTCGTCAAGGAAGCGGTTCTTGTGCCCTCGGCTTTTGAAAATGGTGAAGTCACCTTTTTCCTTGCGGATTTCGTGCTCGTGCAGAATGACCAGGTCATGGCCAAAGTGGCGGAACTTGAACTTCTGCAGCTCGGAGACGACGGTCTCGCTGTAATAGCGCTTGTGAAAGATGCAGAAGGCCAATACAAACACCGGGTAGTGAGGGTCGAGTGACTGCAGGCCATGATCACCGCTTTCGTCAACGTAGACGATGTAGTCGCTGAAATTTTTCATGGCAGCCCTCCTGCTGTCCTTCCCTGACATCACCGCAGGCGAATGCGCTTGTTGGCCTGGATGGCGTCATCCAGCTCGCGCTTGAGGGCGTCCAGGAAAGCGTCGACCTCCTGCTGGCTCTCCAGGTAGACCCCTTCATGCGTGCGGCTGAGCACCTGGCTGACGCTGACGTTGGCCACCGGCTTGGGTGCGGCGACTCGGGTGGGGGCGGGTTCGCGCACTTCACCGGGCGATGTGCCGGTATCGCGGCCGCCGCCGCCCTGGGTTGAGCTACCCTCGCCGTCAGGCGTGGCATCGCGGTCCGGCTTGCCGCCGTTATCCGCCTTCTGGCGGGCGATGCGCTGGCGTTCGGCTTCGGCTTCCTGCTCGCGGTGGAGCGCGTCG
The Halomonas sp. H10-9-1 DNA segment above includes these coding regions:
- a CDS encoding DUF3800 domain-containing protein gives rise to the protein MKNFSDYIVYVDESGDHGLQSLDPHYPVFVLAFCIFHKRYYSETVVSELQKFKFRHFGHDLVILHEHEIRKEKGDFTIFKSRGHKNRFLDELTDIIDASHFILASCAIEKNKLTPQQVESENPYHLALGFCLESLYQFLAEKGQEDRLTHVVVERRGRKEDDELELEFRRMCDGQNRLNKTFGFDIRFADKKANSAGLQLADLVARPIGLHILRPEQPNRAFETLKQKFYCQGGRQNVGLGYEQWGLKRFPQKSEEPR